Proteins encoded together in one Gemmatimonadota bacterium DH-78 window:
- a CDS encoding PqqD family protein: protein MTKPSQLPVPHPAVLFRPISEGAVLLHGDDEVYFGLDEVGARIWQLLPPHSGTLDEVVAALQAAYPEVDAETLRVDASDLLAELRAAGLVTDAG, encoded by the coding sequence ATGACCAAGCCGTCCCAACTGCCGGTGCCGCACCCGGCGGTGCTCTTTCGTCCCATCTCCGAGGGGGCCGTGCTTCTGCACGGCGACGACGAGGTGTACTTCGGCCTCGACGAGGTGGGAGCTCGCATCTGGCAGCTCCTCCCCCCGCACTCCGGCACCCTCGACGAAGTCGTGGCGGCCCTGCAGGCGGCCTACCCGGAAGTGGATGCCGAGACGCTGCGTGTCGATGCCTCCGACCTTCTCGCGGAGCTGCGGGCGGCCGGACTGGTGACGGACGCGGGCTGA
- a CDS encoding lasso RiPP family leader peptide-containing protein, whose translation MYKKPRLERFGTLRELTLIGLGSDGDGGIQGWGRIVASVTDGCAWGCNNRS comes from the coding sequence ATGTACAAGAAGCCTCGCCTCGAGCGCTTCGGCACGCTTCGGGAGTTGACCCTGATCGGTCTCGGATCGGACGGGGATGGCGGCATCCAGGGATGGGGCCGGATCGTCGCGTCCGTTACCGACGGATGCGCCTGGGGTTGCAACAACCGGTCGTAG